The window ATCAACTCGTCCCGGGCGGTGGCCAGTCGCATGACCCCCTCGCGGTGCACCGTTCCCATGTCGTCGACGTAGCCGCGCGGCAGTTCGAACGCGAACTCCGTCCGCAGCGACTGCCGTACGGGTGGGGCCTCCACCGGAGCGACGGCCGGGGCCGCCACGTCCGCTCCCGCGGCCGTGGCGGCAGCGGCGTCGGTGGCGGGCCTGGCAGGTCCGCGTCGCATTACTCGGTGACCAGCTCTTCGTAGACGATGGTGACGGTCTCGGTCATCACGGAGGCCTCGCCCGCCGTCGCCGCGGCGCCCATCACCTTGGAACACCAGGCGTTGCGCAGGTGCTGACGCCGGACCGGGTTGTACTGGTAGTCCATGTAGATGATGCTCGCGTTCTTGCGGGCGGCGCCCATGTCGCCGCGCAGCGACGCGTTGATCCACTCGGTGAACGCGGTGGACTGCTCCATGCCGCGCGTGACGGTGGTCTCGCCGGCCCGCTTCACGCCGGGCATCTTCCGGGTGATCGGCTGGCCGTTCGCGGAGACCTGCTGGTACTCGATGACGTCCTGTTCCATCCCCACCTCGCCGACGGCGTGGAGGTACTCGACCATGACTCCGTCGATCTGGAGGCCGAAGTTGTGGGTGGTGAGGGCGTCACCCTGGGAGAGACTCATGAAAAGCCGTTCCTTCTGCTGAGGCGGGGACCTGGGGCTGTGCGCGAAGTCGAGCGGGCCGGAACCGGTGGCACCTACTCCTCCAGCTCACCGGAGCCGCCGGAGAACTGCGCCAGCCGGAAGATCACGAACTCGGCGGGCTTGACCGGTGAGACACCGATCTGGCAGATGACGCGTCCCAGGTCCACGGACTCCGGCGGGTTGGTCTCGGCGTCGCACTTCACGTAGTAGGCGTCCTCCGGCGTGGCGCCGAACAGTGCGCCGCTGCGCCACTCGGTCACCAGGAACGCGGAGATGTTCCGCCTGATCCGGGCCCACAGCGCCTGGTCGTTGGGCTCGAACACCACCCACTGCGTGCCGTTGAGGATCGACTCCTCCAGGTAGTTGAAGTACCTGCGGACGTTGAGGTAGCGCCAGGCCGGGTCGGAGGAGAGGGTGCGCGCGCCCCAGACGCGGATGCCGCGGCCGGGGAAGGTGCGGATGCAGTTGACCCCGATCGGGTTGAGCAGGTCCTGCTCTCCCCGGGTGATCTGCATCTCCAGGTCGACCGCGCCGCGTACGACCTCGTTGGCGGGGGCCTTGTGCACACCGCGCTCGGAGTCGTTGCGGGCCCAGATGCCGGCGATGTGACCGCTCGGCGGGATCAGCCGGGTCTGGCCGCCCGCCGGGTCGAAGACCTTGATCCACGGGTAGTACAGCGCGGCGTACTTGGAGTCGTAGTTGGACGTCTCCTGGCGCCACACCCGGACCTGCCGGGCGTTGAGGCCGGGCGGCGGGTCGATGATCGCCAGCCGGTCGCCCATCAGTTCGCAGTGGGCGATCAGACCGAGCTGGACGGCCTTCACGGCCTCCAGGTCGATCGCGCCGCGCTGGTAGGCGGCCATCAGGTCGGGGACGGCGACCATCGAGATCTCGTCCACCGCCTCGAGGCCGCCGAAGCCGGTGCGGTCCGAGGAGTCGCCCAGGTACTCGGCGATGCCGACGGACTCGCCCTGTTCCGCGTCCGGGACGGCGGGGGCCTGCGCGGCGGCCACGGGTGCGTCGATCGCGACCGTCTGGTTGTCGGGGCGGGCGAGTTGCGACGCCGCGGCCCCCTCCTGCACGGAGATCAGCGCGGAGCGTTCCCTGACCTGGGTCACCACGTAGTTGCGGGCGCTCTTCTTCGCCGAGACGTCGAAGGTCTCGACGGGCTTGGTGCCGTCCTTGACGATCAGACGGAAACGCTCGGCGGGGCCCTCGCCCTCGGCGTCCGTGACCTCGACGCTGAGCGTGCCGCTCTCACCCTGGGCGACGGCCGACACCTTGAACGTCCCGAGGGCCGCCGGCTCCCCGGCCGTCAGCGCCGCGGGCGCCGCACCGCCGGCGACGGCCGACCGGCCGCGCTGCGTTCCGGCTTCGCCCTGCGTTCCCGCCACACCGCCGGGCACCCCGCCCACGCGGACCACGTAGGCGGCCGACCCGCCGTTGTTGAAGAAGCCGTACACCGAGTGCGCCAGGAAGTAGCCGTCGGTGAACTCGCCGAAGGAGGCGACGTACTGGGTCCAGTTGGTGACGAGCGTCGGCTCGTTCAGGGGTCCGTCGGGTGCCAGCCCGACGAAAGCAGCCACCGAGGTGCCGACCCCCTCGATCGGGCGGGAGCCGCTGGCCACCTCTTCCACGTACACGCCCGGCGACAGATAAGACGGCATGCTCTGCTCTCCTCGGGGTACCCATACAAGATCAGATTCACCTTCGCTGGCGCGGCCCTTGCGGGTAAACGTCCTCAGGTGCCTCATCGAGGGCGCCGTCCGTGCCCCAAGGGGCAACCGCGGGACGCCCTCGGGGCCTCCTCTGCCGCCACGGCTCCGCGAGGAGGCGGCGCGGCCGCGCCGGGGCCCAGTGCCGTGGAGCAGGGCCGCGAGCGCCGTCCGGCGCTTTCGACGGGGCGGTCCCGGCAGGGTGTTCGGGGGCAGCGGGCGCAGCCGTTCGGGCAACCGCGATACCCCACGGCCTCTGACGCGCCCTTTCCCGTGGGCATAGCGTCCGACGGGTGACCACCTGGACATCCCTGGAGCCCGCCTCGACCACGGTCGACCCGGGCAGCAGCACCACCGTACGACTGCGTCTGCGCAACACCGGCGACGTCGTCGATGAGTACCGCTTCGAGGCGGTCGGCGACGTCGCACCGTACGTCTCGGTGGAACCGCCGTCCCTCAGGCTCTTCCCGGGTACCACCGGAGTGGTGGAGCTGACGTTCGCCCCGCCCAGGACGCCTGACGCGACCGCGGGTCCGCACCCGTACGGGGTGCGCGTCCTGCCCACGGAGCACCCCGGGGCCACCACGGTGGCCGAGGGCAACGTCACCTTCACCACGTTCATGGAGGTACGGGCCGAACTCGTCCCGCAGAGGGTCAAGGGACGTTTCAGGGGCCGGCCCAAGCTGGCCGTCGACAATCTCGGCAACACCGTGCTCACGGCGTCGATCGGCGGCGGCGACAAGGCCAGCGACGACCTCTCGTACGAGATCGTGCCGTCCAACGTCCAGATCCCGCCCGGCCGTGCGGCCTTCGTCGACGCGACGCTCAAGCCCCGGCAGATCACCTGGGTGGGGCAGAAGCAGGAGCGGCCCTACGAGCTGTCGGTGCGGCGCTCGGGGTTCGAGCCCCTGGCGGTGAGCGGGACGTTCGTACAGCGCAGCCTGCTGCCGTTC is drawn from Streptomyces sp. NBC_00178 and contains these coding sequences:
- a CDS encoding phage tail protein, giving the protein MSLSQGDALTTHNFGLQIDGVMVEYLHAVGEVGMEQDVIEYQQVSANGQPITRKMPGVKRAGETTVTRGMEQSTAFTEWINASLRGDMGAARKNASIIYMDYQYNPVRRQHLRNAWCSKVMGAAATAGEASVMTETVTIVYEELVTE
- a CDS encoding phage tail sheath family protein, which gives rise to MPSYLSPGVYVEEVASGSRPIEGVGTSVAAFVGLAPDGPLNEPTLVTNWTQYVASFGEFTDGYFLAHSVYGFFNNGGSAAYVVRVGGVPGGVAGTQGEAGTQRGRSAVAGGAAPAALTAGEPAALGTFKVSAVAQGESGTLSVEVTDAEGEGPAERFRLIVKDGTKPVETFDVSAKKSARNYVVTQVRERSALISVQEGAAASQLARPDNQTVAIDAPVAAAQAPAVPDAEQGESVGIAEYLGDSSDRTGFGGLEAVDEISMVAVPDLMAAYQRGAIDLEAVKAVQLGLIAHCELMGDRLAIIDPPPGLNARQVRVWRQETSNYDSKYAALYYPWIKVFDPAGGQTRLIPPSGHIAGIWARNDSERGVHKAPANEVVRGAVDLEMQITRGEQDLLNPIGVNCIRTFPGRGIRVWGARTLSSDPAWRYLNVRRYFNYLEESILNGTQWVVFEPNDQALWARIRRNISAFLVTEWRSGALFGATPEDAYYVKCDAETNPPESVDLGRVICQIGVSPVKPAEFVIFRLAQFSGGSGELEE